The sequence atatatatattctatcctggtgccggaacgtgacacccgatccatatttatattctatcctggtgtcggaacgtgacactccgatccatatatatattctatcctggtgccggaacgtgacacccgatccatatttatattctatcctggtgtcggaacgtgacactccgatccatatatatattctatcctggtgccggaacgtgacacccgatccatatatatattctatcctggtgtcggaacgtgacactccgatccatatatatattctatcctggtgccggaacgtgacacccgatccatatttatattctatcctggtgtcggaacgtgacaccccgatccatatatatattctatcctggtgccggaacgtgacacccgatccatatatattctatcctggtgtcggaacgtgacactccgatccatatatatattctatcctggtgccggaacgtgacacccgatccatatatattctatcctggtgtcggaacgtgacactccgatccatatatatattctatcctggtgccggaacgtgacacccgatccatatatattctatcctggtgtcggaacgtgacactccgatccatatatatattctatcctggtgccggaacgtgacacccgatccatatatattctatcctggtgtcggaacgtgacactccgatccatatatatattctatcctggtgccggaacgtgacacccgatccatatatattctatcctggtgtcggaacgtgacactccgatccatatatatattctatcctggtgccggaacgtgacacccgatccatatatattctatcctggtgtcggaacgtgacactccgatccatatatatattctatcctggtgccggaacgtgacacccgatccatatatattctatcctggtgtcggaacgtgacactccgatccatatatatattctatcctggtgccggaacgtgacacccgatccatatatattctatcctggtgtcggaacgtgacactccgatccatatatatattctatcctggtgccggaacgtgacacccgatccatatatattctatcctggtgtcggaacgtgacactccgatccatatatatattctatcctggtgccggaacgtgacacccgatccatatatattctatcctggtgtcggaacgtgacactccgatccatatatatattctatcctggtgccggaacgtgacacccgatccatatatattctatcctggtgtcggaacgtgacactccgatccatatatatattctatcctggtgccggaacgtgacacccgatccatatatatattctatcctggtgtcggaacgtgacactccgatccatatatatattctatcctggtgccggaacgtgacacccgatccatatatatattctatcctggtgtcggaacgtgacactccgatccatatatatattctatcctggtgccggaacgtgacacccgatccatatatatattctatcctggtgtcggaacgtgacactccgatccatatatatattctatcctggtgccggaacgtgacacccgatccatatatatattctatcctggtgtcggaacgtgacactccgatccatatatatattctatcctggtgccggaacgtgacacccgatccatatatatattctatcctggtgtcggaacgtgacactccgatccatatatatattctatcctggtgccggaacgtgacacccgatccatatatatattctatcctggtgtcggaacgtgacactccgatccatatatatattctatcctggtgccggaacgtgacacccgatccatatatatattctatcctggtgtcggaacgtgacactccgatccatatatatattctatcctggtgccggaacgtgacacccgatccatatatatattctatcctggtgtcggaacgtgacactccgatccatatatatattctatcctggtgccggaacgtgacacccgatccatatatatattctatcctggtgtcggaacgtgacactccgatccatatatatattctatcctggtgccggaacgtgacacccgatccatatatatattctatcctggtgtcggaacgtgacactccgatccatatatatattctatcctggtgccggaacgtgacacccgatccatatatatattctatcctggtgtcggaacgtgacactccgatccatatatatattctatcctggtgccggaacgtgacacccgatccatatttatattctatcctggtgtcggaacgtgacaccccgatccatatatatattctatcctggtgccggaacgtgacacccgatccatatatattctatcctggtgtcggaacgtgacactccgatccatatatatattctatcctggtgccggaacgtgacacccgatccatatatattctatcctggtgtcggaacgtgacactccgatccatatatatattctatcctggtgccggaacgtgacacccgatccatatatattctatcctggtgtcggaacgtgacactccgatccatatatatattctatcctggtgccggaacgtgacacccgatccatatatattctatcctggtgtcggaacgtgacactccgatccatatatatattctatcctggtgccggaacgtgacacccgatccatatatattctatcctggtgtcggaacgtgacactccgatccatatatatattctatcctggtgccggaacgtgacacccgatccatatatattctatcctggtgtcggaacgtgacactccgatccatatatatattctatcctggtgccggaacgtgacacccgatccatatatattctatcctggtgtcggaacgtgacactccgatccatatatatattctatcctggtgccggaacgtgacacccgatccatatatattctatcctggtgtcggaacgtgacactccgatccatatatatattctatcctggtgccggaacgtgacacccgatccatatatattctatcctggtgtcggaacgtgacactccgatccatatatatattctatcctggtgccggaacgtgacacccgatccatatatattctatcctggtgtcggaacgtgacactccgatccatatatatattctatcctggtgccggaacgtgacacccgatccatatatattctatcctggtgtcggaacgtgacactccgatccatatatatattctatcctggtgccggaacgtgacacccgatccatatatatattctatcctggtgtcggaacgtgacactccgatccatatatatattctatcctggtgccggaacgtgacacccgatccatatatatattctatcctggtgtcggaacgtgacactccgatccatatatatattctatcctggtgccggaacgtgacacccgatccatatatatattctatcctggtgtcggaacgtgacactccgatccatatatatattctatcctggtgccggaacgtgacacccgatccatatatatattctatcctggtgtcggaacgtgacactccgatccatatatatattctatcctggtgccggaacgtgacacccgatccatatatatattctatcctggtgtcggaacgtgacactccgatccatatatatattctatcctggtgccggaacgtgacacccgatccatatatatattctatcctggtgtcggaacgtgacactccgatccatatatatattctatcctggtgccggaacgtgacacccgatccatatatatattctatcctggtgtcggaacgtgacactccgatccatatatatattctatcctggtgccggaacgtgacacccgatccatatatatattctatcctggtgtcggaacgtgacactccgatccatatatatattctatcctggtgccggaacgtgacacccgatccatatatatattctatcctggtgtcggaacgtgacactccgatccatatatatattctatcctggtgccggaacgtgacacccgatccatatatatattctatcctggtgtcggaacgtgacactccgatccatatatatattctatcctggtgccggaacgtgacacccgatccatatatatattctatcctggtgtcggaacgtgacactccgatccatatatatattctatcctggtgccggaacgtgacacccgatccatatttatattctatcctggtgtcggaacgtgacaccccgatccatatatatattctatcctggtgccggaacgtgacacccgatccatatatattctatcctggtgtcggaacgtgacactccgatccatatatatattctatcctggtgccggaacgtgacacccgatccatatatattctatcctggtgtcggaacgtgacactccgatccatatatatattctatcctggtgccggaacgtgacacccgatccatatatattctatcctggtgtcggaacgtgacactccgatccatatatatattctatcctggtgccggaacgtgacacccgatccatatatattctatcctggtgtcggaacgtgacactccgatccatatatatattctatcctggtgccggaacgtgacacccgatccatatatattctatcctggtgtcggaacgtgacactccgatccatatatatattctatcctggtgccggaacgtgacacccgatctatattctatcctggtgtcggaacgtgacactccgatccatatatatattctatcctggtgccggaacgtgacacccgatccatatatattctatcctggtgtcggaacgtgacactccgatccatatatatattctatcctggtgccggaacgtgacacccgatccatatatattctatcctggtgtcggaacgtgacactccgatccatatatatattctatcctggtgccggaacgtgacacccgatctatattctatcctggtgtcggaacgtgacactccgatccatatatatattctatcctggtgccggaacgtgacacccgatccatattctatcctggtgtcggaacgtgacactccgatccatatatatattctatcctggtgccggaacgtgacacccgatccacataaattctatcctggtgtcggaacgtgacacccgatcccctaatctcattactttagttcatcaagccttcttttataccaaggcatcatcattaacaaagtaaaattagggttcttcaagatttgggattcaatagcttcatcatgctaatttcatcataattatatataaaatcacatcatgcatgcacacaattaagcatatagaagactttataatactacccaacacatatcattcgctattaagagtttactacgaatagcataaaccataacctacctccaccgaagattcgtgatcaagcaagcaaattccccaaagctttgtttttcctcttcgttcgtctctctctctatcaatcgatcctctctctctctttgttctttttatttttcttattcaaaccctctttcctttaccctaattagcatataattaagtataaagatggcaataatatcccactaattaactcaaggttacctcttttaacccccaagtaattagacttattaacattaaccaactaactttataattgaagcaggaatagtccaaaacgccccttaaattactaagcagaaatccgacccagcctgggattacgcagcctatGACGGCCcatcgcgcctgcgacggtccgtcctgctgctccgtcacagagttcagagactcaattccactaaagggtctgtgacggtccgtcgtgcccacaacggtccgtcctgccattccgttacgaagttcagagagtcgatttcagtacccaaatttcagaattctaagtgttttggaacgagacaccctcgacggcccgtcgtgcccatgacagtccgtcgtgggttccgtcgacttagacagtttttccagaaataaaatctgctgcttaaaacgactaaacaggtcgttacaattttagcttaaaattgaaactttttgtttcttaatatacatactaatcatcatattagattcataattgttcaccatcaaccatctaacattaatatcatcaaatgaaatagtttaaatagcattaaatgtatacttgccaaaatggcaccaatacaatgtctgaacaaaagcggaaagaaatgctagtggaacatactccactagctcaatactataactaagctagaatataatggtcaagaatcctcgaaagcatgagggcctaccaggtccggatgaatgctccacgtccggatagtttcagcgtcaacctgtagcttGAGTGTCcacttgtgcctgcacctaaaattgtagagttgtatagggttagtacacacttgtactaagtatggatatattcaagcacacagcaaagacatgcatgagtaagaatagctcttttctaacaacatgattatggaaagtcaagtcagtgggcttgccaaattgggattaggaaagttagtgagctttccagatttggaataggaatgtgagtgagctttccaaatttggattaggaaagtcatgccatgagagtaacatgcatcaccatacttatcatattgcacacaacacataacatattacacatagcacatagcatattgcatatcattcgttcatatgccatgagaccttggaatcatggacatgacatcaagacttccaaaaaatgagggctcaacatatgggacctcaactagggagccttctttagccaacacagagtctgcttcattcattcatacgtacttcatttcatttcattcataggctagtgtaaacacaagctatacctaggatgtagttcaagaatttcatcgggttcgctgagcaatgatcaagaatgacctagtgtcattacttaagtctagttCACCcctttattatcctatcctaacacctttggtatcattcatttcattatgtgcatcatttgaggctggcctcattcattcattgggaactttaactttaaccgacatatatcatgtgagcatcataaaatccagtgtctcccccacaccgaaaagaggtggaataacCAACCAAactgacccaaaacatgctagcgtacatgggaattcaACCCTGCCAGATCCCTATGTTGGCAGTATACGTTCGAAGACTAGTAggtataaggagacccatactcgGCATGCtggaaagtctcatctcattagagctttgtgaacctccgcccttcctgaaataaggcatcaccgctcatagctagtctacgGTGATCAGTATtaagtttcattacattcaactcacaTGTCGTGGTAGTtggattctagtatgaggacatcatagctcaatagatgatttctcttctcatcattatattaaatgtgttaatctcaatacattcattagagtgttcatagagactggtgtcttcattaactttacactctcatagtttagtacgttttggtaacatttacttagtctcatttgagattgctctcatcttttacattagcctcacatcatgttgtcaccacattaattaacattagcacatttgttcttcataattactcaccccattttacatgaatgttcatttcatcatatgccaatgcacttggacatttagtgtgtttcacactcttacttaacccttctagggtttcattttttcattgttcatttcatcatttcattgttcatttcatcatttcattgtgcatttcatcatgtgccaatgcacttggccatttagtgtgttttacactcttacttaaccctactagggttacatcatttcattacataaatcttaggttcacttattttaaaaatgtgattcatatcttcattcatcgttcgtttaagtgattcatatcttccaaATTtcatgtggtacaagacttatgcatcttgtatgtattccaacatctcgatttcgatctatgtaggcagcattattcttgaatatttaattcacgtatgacttatgtatcaatacgaaatttgggcaaggaaacccggtttcaaatcccttggataacactttacatttttctttttatttaatttcagtccacatgacattgggaccctagatcgagcctcaacatcaacatttcctttttatttctatcctttgaaaattctttttcttggccgaggggttgtgggtacgaacccccacaaccccttttaatattattgttattctatatttattttccttgaCTATCTCGAgttgaccatgaggttgtgggatcaaacccccacagcctctcttgtttttccttttaattcacctctactgcctagaggtcgtgggttcacttcccacgcctcacatttcatTTATCTTCCATTTTCTGTTAACTCTCCTTTAttgccttgaggtcgtgggtttgattcctaCGCTtcacatttctttcttttcattttttcttactCTTCTCTAttgccttgaggtcgtgggttcgattcccacgccttacatttattttcttttcatttttttcctaatgTTCTGAtttagaggttgtgggttcgaatcccattCCTCTCAAttcttaatttcatatattagtTTCAATCTAGGAGTACCCAAGTTTGAACCCCATTCAGCCCCATTTCTTTATTCACCTTTTTAGTGCTTTTCAAGGGTGAGGTCGCGGGTTCGATTCTAAATGACCGCAcctaatttatactcatttaaaaTTAGGTTTGTTCATCTTTGTTTAGCCGAAACTAACATGTAATTTGCTGGAATTTAGTCACATTTTTCAGCTCACTTCCTTCAACATTTACACGTGAATTCATAGGGTAATTCGTAGATCATTTAATACGTTCTTAGGTGCAATTTTAATGGATTagtttagccaagagattatcactcaaatAAGCCACATttgaactcatatgaacatcacgaattACATAATCctttgtacatgaaatacaaccacaatatcttatttttaaaagcCTTAACCCGAGGAACATAGATAcggttcacattgcacacacacgtACACATAATTGCggaaaaaaatcaacataagtcacataattccgaacatacaaataaacacataatcatcacaaaaacacgtttcatcccttgTTTTCTACCAggaaacataaccaacctatgattcaatgtgagctagtgacagggacatgcaacgaggaacaaccctagttttcggaatagatTCCTCTAAACCTTAGGGTCTCTTGTGAAAGgaaccaagagagaagagaacccatacctttttgacattAAAACCTCAACTTGATGCgcaaaaacttcacccaagatcACATCCAAGTCCCCTCAATGTCAACACCACTCGACGGACAACCTCCGTTTGCCTAATGtgtgattaacgtttgttttcttgtttttcgTGTGAGtgcttcaagtgtgaagaagttggtttatttttatattcttggAAGTTACTTTGGCAGAGAGAGATCATGAATGAGAGTGATAAAGACTTGAGAGatagatgagcgtgggagagaagagttttcttaggcttaggagtgtagtttaggacttagtcaaataaggtttgatttaattattaaaaatctgatttcctttattttaaatcacataataaataataaatataaattaatttcattaatttaccaacttaaattaaaaacaaatttaattaattggttcCACCTAgattcgaacccgggtgaagcaagacttcacttcaagggCCAAtcttcggccctctctccccaaaattcccctccatattattaattaaataattaattatatatgtaggGTATTTATGATACTACTCTTAGCCTGGAAGAAGACCATTCtacccctagaccctctaaacctaagattttcccttttaaagtccggtaaagactcattctaGTAAATATTCGTATTTGAGAGACCTACATgcttggacccaaccttttctagatcaaataactccccaagttagttggattggccgtAGCAAGGGTTCTGAGTCTcgttctatgcgcatcaatccgttTGAACCCGGtttaatcgtaggcattctagacacattaagtgttacttagcatattcatttttagggttgttacattatcccccccttaggaacattcgtccccgaatgacactactcatcactaaaaataagtaagtcatctatagaatgtatgcctacataggtaattcaatactccccattggttaatatctgattcacatattaacatgatggtgcacatccttgaaacctactagtagcttcacattaatagactaaggaactctttcctaaactagtctcatcaaagcatacaacataagtaaacatgtaagtcatacaaatcagcaaccaacatgctaaaaaaacatattaacctcatattAGTGCATCAACACCATACACggtcaaatacatgaaagactaattaaggctacacacccgagacttcaccaaaggtgccttcccctgcacccctaTACTTGAGTACGAAGAATCATTGCCTCCTTGGAgactcttcacttggaccattatgTTAAACTCTCTACTGCCCTtattcttgacttctcctattcttacaatccttcaccatgtgaccaggtttgccacaactgtaacaagcttagtgcccatcatacactctcttccatgtagtttgccacacttcctgcaaggtggtctctcctgaggtgtatctacttcattgtttctcttgACTCCGGACTCGGAATTCCTATCATAGCGACCCTTGGATAACTTGACTCCCCTTTGTGGGAGAGTGCCTTCTTAAACCTGGtcttatccctgatttcagtacGAATCTTATTTGAAAAATTCTCCTTGGCgtgccttgacctgttccctgccctaTTGTGCTTCCTCTTTCTGCTTTCCTCCACTtgctggacatggaccataaacctggaaaggtccatgctGTCATGCAGCATAGctgccctacactcctcctcgagatCCTCATCTAATCCTTGTCAAGAATCTACTCATCTCGTTTCTGCTGTTAGACACACGAGAAGTGGCATGCCTTGATAAAttcacaaacttcagggaatactccctgact comes from Solanum pennellii chromosome 1, SPENNV200 and encodes:
- the LOC107021790 gene encoding uncharacterized protein LOC107021790 — translated: MPVNPVGLTNVEVRAYLAKMEQAITMKAQTMTNQVNRQNVQRENPLIHSMADMLKDFTRMNPPIFKGSKTSEDPQEFVDEVNNILVATGAIGLDEDLEEECRAAMLHDSMDLSRFMVHVQQVEESRKRKHNRAGNRSRHAKENFSNKIRTEIRDKTRFKKALSHKGESSYPRVAMIGIPSPESRETMK